A genomic region of Streptosporangium lutulentum contains the following coding sequences:
- a CDS encoding cellulose binding domain-containing protein → MFKKLLWGGLVAALLAALAVVTPASAAQSLRLQYRTSATGATADQVEPWFNLVNSGTTAVPLSGVKIRYYFKADSAAQQYRFACSWAVVSCSTVTGVFGTLSPGTATADRYLEVGFTTGTLAAGASTGDLQLRFHRADWQRLTQSDDYSFGAARTAYGDWDKVAVYTGGSLAWGTPPAGGTGPSPTPTPTVPPTNPGGDGVVFDDFAYTGSADPTIAAHNWTVRTNSGGPGVPGASWPASNVTFPTIGTGNKALQLRAATDGTTGGTSQSEFLNQRKFFEGTYAARVKFSDAPESGPDGDNIVQTFFTITPLAADLDPDYSEQDFEYLPNGGWGAQGPIMYATTWETYRNEPWLAVNVHTERTVSYNGWHDLVLQVSGGNVKYYIDGVLFAQHGDIYYPETPQSVNFNLWFIGGGLVGSSTPRAYTQQVDWFYFTKNEVVAPAEVVNRVNGYRTTATTWKDTVPNP, encoded by the coding sequence TTGTTCAAGAAGCTGTTATGGGGCGGGCTGGTGGCCGCGCTGCTGGCCGCACTGGCCGTGGTCACCCCCGCCAGCGCCGCGCAGTCTCTGCGGCTGCAGTACAGGACGAGCGCCACCGGCGCCACCGCCGACCAGGTCGAACCATGGTTCAACCTGGTCAACTCCGGCACGACGGCCGTGCCGCTGAGCGGTGTGAAGATCCGCTACTACTTCAAGGCCGACTCCGCCGCGCAGCAGTACCGTTTCGCCTGCTCCTGGGCGGTCGTCTCCTGCTCCACGGTGACCGGCGTCTTCGGCACCCTCTCACCCGGCACGGCCACCGCCGACCGCTACCTGGAGGTGGGCTTCACCACCGGCACGCTCGCGGCCGGCGCCTCCACCGGCGATCTCCAGCTTCGTTTCCACCGGGCGGACTGGCAGAGGCTGACCCAGAGCGACGACTACTCCTTCGGCGCAGCCCGGACCGCGTACGGCGACTGGGACAAGGTCGCCGTCTACACCGGTGGCAGCCTCGCGTGGGGCACACCGCCCGCGGGCGGAACGGGCCCGTCGCCCACCCCGACCCCGACCGTCCCGCCCACCAACCCCGGCGGTGACGGCGTGGTCTTCGACGACTTCGCCTACACCGGCTCGGCCGACCCGACCATCGCCGCGCACAACTGGACGGTCCGCACCAACAGCGGCGGCCCCGGCGTGCCCGGTGCGAGCTGGCCGGCGTCCAACGTCACCTTCCCCACGATCGGCACCGGCAACAAGGCCCTGCAGCTCCGGGCTGCCACCGACGGAACCACCGGCGGGACCTCGCAGTCGGAGTTCCTCAACCAGCGCAAGTTCTTCGAGGGCACCTACGCCGCCCGGGTGAAGTTCTCCGACGCACCGGAGAGCGGCCCCGACGGTGACAACATCGTGCAGACCTTCTTCACGATCACCCCGCTCGCCGCCGACCTCGACCCCGACTACAGCGAGCAGGACTTCGAGTATCTGCCCAACGGCGGCTGGGGCGCCCAGGGTCCGATCATGTACGCCACCACCTGGGAGACCTACCGCAACGAGCCCTGGCTGGCGGTCAACGTCCACACCGAGCGGACCGTCAGCTACAACGGCTGGCACGACCTGGTGTTGCAGGTCTCCGGAGGGAACGTCAAGTACTACATCGACGGCGTCCTCTTCGCCCAGCACGGCGACATCTACTATCCCGAGACGCCGCAGTCGGTGAACTTCAACCTGTGGTTCATCGGCGGCGGGCTCGTCGGCAGCTCGACCCCGCGGGCCTACACCCAGCAGGTCGACTGGTTCTACTTCACCAAGAACGAGGTGGTCGCTCCGGCCGAGGTCGTCAACCGGGTGAACGGCTACCGCACGACCGCCACAACCTGGAAGGACACCGTTCCCAACCCCTGA
- a CDS encoding LacI family DNA-binding transcriptional regulator — protein sequence MTISDVASLAGVSIATVSKALNGRDNVRAETRQRVLEAAEELSFQPNALARGLLSGQTRTVGLLTSDSVGRFGIPVLLGAEDAFGAGEMALLLCDARGDAIREQHYIRTLLSRRVDGLIVVGESTDTRSSISRDLTIPVVYAYGASDDPGDVSFVPDDVGGAALAGRHLVAMGRRRIAHITGPMDYKATIDRAEGLAVALAETGLVQTGETLHGTWSQRWGRHAAEMLLMAEPEVDAVFCGSDQIAAGFVEVARERGRRIPDDIAVVGYDNWEMLSAETRPALTTVDMNLETLGRTAAQHLFAAIDGRATPGVHRMPCRLVIRDSTAPRGSS from the coding sequence GTGACTATCAGCGACGTGGCCTCGCTCGCCGGGGTGTCCATCGCCACGGTCTCCAAGGCGCTGAACGGCAGGGACAACGTGCGGGCGGAGACCCGGCAGCGAGTGCTGGAGGCCGCGGAGGAACTCTCCTTCCAGCCCAACGCGCTGGCCAGGGGCCTGCTGTCCGGGCAGACCCGAACCGTCGGGTTACTCACCAGCGACAGCGTCGGCAGGTTCGGGATCCCGGTGCTCCTCGGCGCCGAGGACGCGTTCGGCGCGGGGGAGATGGCGCTGCTGCTGTGCGACGCCAGGGGCGACGCCATCCGCGAGCAGCACTACATCCGCACGCTCCTGTCCCGGCGCGTGGACGGTTTGATAGTGGTCGGCGAGAGCACGGACACGCGCTCGTCCATCAGCCGTGACCTGACCATCCCCGTGGTCTACGCCTACGGGGCGTCCGACGATCCGGGCGACGTCTCGTTCGTTCCCGACGACGTGGGGGGCGCGGCCCTCGCCGGGCGGCACCTGGTGGCCATGGGACGGCGCAGGATCGCGCACATCACGGGGCCGATGGACTACAAGGCCACGATCGACCGGGCCGAGGGCCTGGCGGTGGCGCTGGCGGAGACCGGCCTCGTTCAGACCGGAGAGACGCTTCACGGCACGTGGTCGCAGCGCTGGGGCCGGCACGCGGCCGAGATGCTGCTGATGGCCGAGCCGGAGGTGGACGCGGTGTTCTGCGGGAGCGACCAGATCGCCGCCGGATTCGTCGAGGTGGCCAGGGAGCGAGGCCGTCGCATCCCCGACGACATCGCGGTCGTGGGCTACGACAACTGGGAGATGCTCTCCGCCGAGACGCGGCCGGCGCTGACCACGGTCGACATGAATCTGGAGACGCTCGGCCGCACCGCCGCCCAGCACCTGTTCGCCGCCATCGACGGCAGGGCCACGCCGGGCGTCCACCGCATGCCCTGCCGTCTCGTCATCCGCGACTCCACCGCCCCGCGCGGCTCCTCCTGA
- a CDS encoding carbohydrate ABC transporter permease: MRYYTTLSALAVLFLFPLLWSGWSSFDGGLENYAEMARFGEGVGTYLTNSVLVSVMTVTGTLIVSALGGYAFARFDFPGKNLLFLVTLAILMVPYATILIPLYVLLGYIGLQNSLVGLSLVFVMFQLPFALFMMRNAFEAIPRELEEAALVDGCGTFRAFVRILLQAVRPALITVGLFAFLASWNDFFAPLILLNDGESFTLPVAVVSMTQRTFGAIDYGMLQAGVMVMAVPCLILFIVLQRHYVRGFMSGALRG; encoded by the coding sequence TTGAGGTACTACACCACCCTGTCGGCCTTGGCCGTACTCTTCCTTTTCCCGCTGCTGTGGAGCGGCTGGTCCTCCTTCGACGGAGGTCTGGAAAACTACGCCGAGATGGCCCGGTTCGGCGAGGGCGTCGGCACCTACCTGACCAACAGCGTGCTGGTGTCGGTGATGACCGTCACCGGCACGCTCATCGTCTCCGCCCTCGGCGGCTACGCCTTCGCCCGTTTCGACTTCCCCGGCAAGAACCTGCTCTTCCTCGTCACGCTGGCGATCCTGATGGTGCCCTATGCGACCATCCTGATCCCGCTCTACGTCCTGCTCGGCTACATCGGCCTGCAGAACTCCCTGGTCGGCCTCTCCCTCGTCTTCGTGATGTTCCAGCTCCCGTTCGCGCTGTTCATGATGCGCAACGCCTTCGAGGCGATCCCGCGCGAGCTGGAGGAGGCCGCCCTCGTCGACGGCTGCGGCACTTTCCGCGCCTTCGTCCGCATCCTGCTCCAAGCGGTGCGGCCCGCCCTGATCACCGTCGGACTGTTCGCCTTCCTCGCCTCCTGGAACGATTTCTTCGCGCCGCTCATCCTGCTCAACGACGGCGAGAGCTTCACCCTCCCGGTGGCCGTGGTCAGCATGACGCAGCGCACTTTCGGCGCCATCGACTACGGCATGTTGCAGGCGGGGGTCATGGTCATGGCCGTACCCTGCCTGATCCTCTTCATCGTCCTTCAGCGCCACTACGTGCGCGGATTCATGTCAGGAGCCTTGCGTGGCTAG
- a CDS encoding ABC transporter substrate-binding protein, with the protein MNLRSPRGRRAGVALLSLLTMAVVAACGGTEPQSAGSAPSAGSAEGVTITMWTRAATQAQSERLVAAYNKSHKNQVKMTVIPTDNYQPRIAAAAGAKQLPDIFASDVIFVPNYTSQGLFLDITDRVGALPYKDSLAPSHMKLGTMEGRQYTLPHTLDLSVWFWNKDLYEKAGLDPEKGPTTLKEFAEQATVVDEKLGKDGKVSGTFFGGNCGGCYVFTFWPSVWASGAQVMDAEGTTSLNDQPAMTDVFNIYKDLYAKGVTGATTKEEQGPTWTGFFPKGEIGVMPMPSTTLGLMPKDMKIGVAPIAGPDGGESTFVGGDSVGISSTTENADAAWEFLSWTVSDEAQVEVMAKNKDVVARTDLSNNKYSAEDPRVVMINSLVAKGQTPYALRFGQTYNDPQGPWLRLAREAVFGDPAKAAQLNTDITKSLQQ; encoded by the coding sequence ATGAATCTGCGTTCACCCCGAGGCCGAAGGGCCGGGGTCGCGCTGCTGAGCTTGCTGACCATGGCGGTCGTGGCCGCCTGCGGCGGAACCGAGCCGCAGTCCGCGGGATCCGCGCCCTCCGCCGGGTCCGCCGAAGGCGTCACGATCACCATGTGGACGCGCGCCGCGACCCAGGCGCAGAGCGAGCGCCTGGTCGCCGCCTATAACAAGAGCCACAAGAACCAGGTGAAGATGACCGTCATCCCGACGGACAACTACCAGCCGCGCATCGCGGCGGCCGCGGGCGCCAAGCAGCTGCCCGACATCTTCGCCTCCGACGTGATCTTCGTTCCCAACTACACCTCGCAGGGCCTGTTCCTGGACATCACCGACAGGGTCGGCGCCCTGCCGTACAAGGACAGCCTGGCGCCCTCGCACATGAAGCTGGGCACCATGGAGGGCCGGCAGTACACGCTCCCGCACACCCTGGACCTGTCGGTCTGGTTCTGGAACAAGGACCTGTACGAGAAGGCCGGGCTGGACCCGGAGAAGGGCCCGACGACGCTGAAGGAGTTCGCCGAGCAGGCCACCGTCGTGGACGAGAAGCTGGGCAAGGACGGCAAGGTCAGCGGCACGTTCTTCGGCGGCAACTGCGGCGGCTGCTACGTGTTCACCTTCTGGCCCTCGGTGTGGGCCTCGGGCGCGCAGGTCATGGACGCCGAGGGCACGACCTCCCTCAACGACCAGCCCGCGATGACGGACGTGTTCAACATCTACAAGGACCTGTACGCCAAGGGCGTCACCGGCGCGACGACCAAGGAGGAGCAGGGCCCGACCTGGACTGGATTCTTCCCCAAGGGCGAGATCGGCGTCATGCCGATGCCCTCGACCACGCTCGGCCTGATGCCCAAGGACATGAAGATCGGTGTCGCGCCGATCGCCGGTCCCGACGGGGGTGAGTCCACGTTCGTGGGCGGCGACTCCGTCGGCATCTCCTCGACCACCGAGAACGCCGACGCGGCCTGGGAGTTCCTGTCCTGGACGGTCTCCGACGAGGCCCAGGTCGAGGTCATGGCCAAGAACAAGGACGTGGTCGCCCGCACCGACCTGTCCAACAACAAGTACTCCGCCGAGGACCCCCGCGTGGTAATGATCAACTCGCTGGTGGCCAAGGGACAGACGCCGTACGCGCTGCGCTTCGGCCAGACCTACAACGACCCGCAGGGGCCGTGGCTGCGCCTGGCACGTGAGGCCGTGTTCGGTGACCCGGCCAAGGCCGCCCAGCTCAACACCGACATCACCAAGTCCCTGCAGCAATGA
- a CDS encoding glycoside hydrolase family 127 protein, with product MASPVLPSSGVLSPLGLDSVRPAPGFWGDRVALSREVIIDHCREWMERDGWIGNFRELNKNPARPRQGREFSDSEIYKLLEAMAWADHPGLPELAATVARAQEEDGYLNTRWHDDRYTDFEWGHELYCYGHLIQAGVARLRMHGEDELTTVARRAADHVCRRFMDTSETCGHPVVEMALVELYRATGVERYLEMARRFVERRGAPALADIAFGRAYFQDDLPVRKAEVFRGHAVRATYLACGAVDVAVETGDTELLAAIEAQWDRTVARRVHLTGGMGSHHADEAFGEDFELPPDRAYAETCAGVGSVMLAQRLLLATGDVRYADLAERTLFNVLATSPALDGRSFFYANPLHVRVPATPSEGINQGVEGDLRSPWFTVSCCPNNIARTYASLAAYLATSDASGVQIHHHTPGEIRHDGLALRVETGYPWSGAVTVRVLEARPARISLRVPAWASGARISYGGTDRPAPAGYAVAEGDWQVGDEIRLDLPVTPRWTFPDNRVDALRGCAAVERGPVVYCAESVGDVPELALVEARMSPPVEHLVDGVVELDVRSTRISPETDTWPYIPAQPAEQPAERPDGDPDPSGQPASPETLRLVPYHRWGNRGPATMRVWLPAADRRV from the coding sequence GTGGCTAGTCCCGTCCTGCCCTCCTCGGGCGTGCTGTCCCCCCTGGGCCTTGATTCGGTACGGCCGGCACCCGGCTTCTGGGGCGACCGCGTCGCGCTCAGCCGCGAGGTCATCATCGACCACTGCCGGGAATGGATGGAGCGGGACGGCTGGATCGGCAACTTCCGCGAACTCAACAAAAATCCGGCACGGCCCCGGCAGGGCCGGGAGTTCAGCGACTCGGAGATCTACAAGCTGCTGGAGGCGATGGCCTGGGCGGACCATCCGGGCCTGCCGGAACTGGCCGCGACCGTGGCCCGGGCTCAGGAGGAGGACGGCTACCTCAACACCCGCTGGCACGACGACCGCTACACCGACTTCGAGTGGGGCCACGAGCTCTACTGCTACGGCCACCTGATCCAGGCCGGCGTCGCACGGCTTCGCATGCACGGAGAGGACGAGCTGACCACCGTCGCCCGGCGGGCGGCCGACCACGTCTGCCGGCGCTTCATGGACACCTCCGAAACGTGCGGCCATCCCGTGGTGGAGATGGCGCTGGTCGAGCTGTACCGGGCGACCGGCGTCGAGCGCTACCTGGAGATGGCCCGCCGGTTCGTCGAGCGGCGCGGGGCTCCGGCGCTGGCCGACATCGCGTTCGGCCGCGCCTACTTCCAGGACGACCTGCCCGTACGGAAGGCGGAGGTGTTCCGCGGCCACGCCGTACGCGCCACGTATCTCGCCTGCGGCGCGGTCGACGTGGCCGTGGAGACCGGGGACACCGAGCTGCTGGCGGCGATCGAGGCGCAGTGGGACCGCACCGTCGCCCGGCGGGTTCACCTGACCGGCGGCATGGGCTCTCATCACGCCGACGAGGCCTTCGGCGAGGATTTCGAGCTGCCCCCGGACCGCGCCTACGCCGAGACCTGCGCCGGGGTCGGCTCCGTCATGCTCGCCCAGCGGCTGCTCCTGGCCACCGGCGACGTGCGCTACGCCGACCTCGCCGAGCGGACCCTGTTCAACGTCCTGGCCACCTCCCCCGCCCTCGACGGCCGCTCGTTCTTCTACGCCAACCCGCTGCACGTCCGGGTGCCCGCCACCCCCTCGGAGGGCATCAATCAGGGGGTGGAGGGCGACCTTCGCTCACCGTGGTTCACCGTGTCGTGCTGCCCCAACAACATCGCCCGCACGTACGCCTCGCTGGCCGCCTACCTCGCCACCTCGGACGCCTCCGGCGTGCAGATCCACCACCACACCCCCGGGGAGATCCGCCACGACGGTCTCGCGCTGCGGGTCGAGACCGGTTATCCGTGGTCGGGCGCGGTGACCGTCCGCGTACTGGAGGCCAGGCCCGCACGGATCTCCCTGCGGGTTCCGGCGTGGGCCTCCGGCGCGCGGATCTCCTACGGCGGGACCGACCGTCCGGCGCCGGCGGGCTACGCGGTCGCCGAGGGAGACTGGCAGGTGGGCGACGAGATCCGTCTCGACCTGCCGGTGACGCCGCGGTGGACCTTCCCCGACAACCGGGTGGACGCGTTGCGCGGCTGCGCGGCCGTCGAACGCGGCCCGGTCGTCTACTGCGCCGAGTCCGTGGGGGACGTCCCCGAGCTCGCCCTCGTCGAGGCGCGGATGTCGCCCCCGGTCGAGCACCTCGTCGACGGCGTCGTCGAGCTCGACGTCAGGAGCACGCGCATCTCCCCGGAGACGGACACCTGGCCCTACATCCCGGCGCAACCGGCGGAGCAGCCGGCGGAGCGGCCGGACGGCGATCCGGACCCCTCCGGACAGCCCGCCTCCCCCGAAACCCTGAGGCTCGTGCCGTACCACCGCTGGGGCAACCGGGGCCCCGCCACCATGCGCGTCTGGCTGCCCGCGGCCGACCGGCGCGTGTGA
- a CDS encoding carbohydrate ABC transporter permease, which produces MTVITKRDGQAVRATRPAPPSWWRSRGAQGWLYAAPTALIVGVLFLAPLVLIGWMSLNRWPLLGQARFNAPDNYAKIADNPLFLDAVYFTLKYTVITTILLSAVALGLALLVQERRPGIGFFRTAFFLPGAVGFASAALLFYGMLNNDFGPIDPILQALGIIDEPVKWTGTPNMALFSTITLVLWRFAGFNMLILLTGLQAIPLEVYEAARSDGANRWQIFTRITLPLLRPTIALMLILSITGSLLAFDQFFIFTNGGPDNSTVSMVMVIYRDAFTRFDLGGAAALSVVLLLALVALNVLQMRVLRRSN; this is translated from the coding sequence ATGACCGTGATCACAAAGCGTGACGGGCAGGCGGTGCGGGCGACCAGGCCGGCACCGCCCTCCTGGTGGCGGTCCCGGGGCGCCCAGGGCTGGCTCTACGCCGCCCCCACCGCACTGATCGTGGGCGTGCTCTTCCTGGCGCCGCTGGTGCTCATCGGCTGGATGTCGCTGAACCGCTGGCCCCTGCTCGGCCAGGCGCGCTTCAACGCCCCGGACAACTACGCCAAGATCGCCGACAATCCCCTGTTCCTCGACGCGGTGTACTTCACGCTGAAGTACACCGTGATCACCACGATCCTGCTGTCCGCGGTGGCGCTCGGCCTGGCCCTGCTGGTGCAGGAGCGCAGGCCGGGGATCGGCTTCTTCCGCACGGCGTTCTTCCTGCCCGGCGCGGTCGGCTTCGCCTCGGCGGCGCTGCTCTTCTACGGCATGCTGAACAACGACTTCGGGCCGATCGACCCGATCCTGCAAGCCCTGGGGATCATCGACGAGCCGGTGAAGTGGACCGGCACCCCGAACATGGCGCTGTTCTCCACGATCACGCTGGTGCTCTGGCGGTTCGCGGGGTTCAACATGCTCATCCTGCTCACAGGACTGCAGGCGATCCCCCTGGAGGTCTACGAGGCGGCCAGGAGCGACGGCGCCAACCGGTGGCAGATCTTCACCAGGATCACGTTGCCGCTCCTGCGACCCACGATCGCGCTGATGCTCATCCTCAGCATCACCGGCTCGCTCCTCGCCTTCGACCAGTTCTTCATCTTCACCAACGGCGGCCCGGACAACAGCACCGTCTCCATGGTCATGGTCATCTACCGCGACGCGTTCACCCGCTTCGACCTCGGTGGCGCCGCCGCGCTCTCGGTCGTGCTGCTGCTCGCGCTGGTGGCGCTCAACGTCCTGCAGATGCGCGTGCTCAGGAGGTCGAATTGA